One region of Carya illinoinensis cultivar Pawnee chromosome 8, C.illinoinensisPawnee_v1, whole genome shotgun sequence genomic DNA includes:
- the LOC122317865 gene encoding protein BRICK 1, with protein MVRAGGITNAVNVGIAVQADWENREFISHISLNVRRLFDFLVQFEATTKSKLASLNEKLDTLERRLELLDVQVDTASSNPSLFAT; from the exons ATGGTCAGGGCCGGAGGGATCACAAACGCGGTGAACGTCGGGATAGCGGTGCAAGCAGATTGGGAGAACCGAGAGTTCATCTCTCACATTTCCCTCAATGTTCGACGCCTCTTCGATTTCCTTGTCCAATTTG AGGCTACAACGAAGAGCAAGTTGGCATCATTGAATGAGAAGCTTGACACACTTGAGCGTCGTCTTGAACTGCTTGATGTTCAAGTAGATACTGCATCATCCAATCCCTCTCTCTTCGCTACATAA
- the LOC122317864 gene encoding probable cytosolic oligopeptidase A yields MLLATRISVTSSIHSLLKRTPRSLSSPKQSLNKSSACQLWSSSFSFCTRTLQKSTSAAPSLSYSCSSLSAPSMAAAAAADPPPIGVNPLLQDFEFPPFDVVEAKHVCPGIRAILKKLEDDLVELERRVEPSWPKLVEPLEKIVDRLSLVWGIVNHLKSVKDSPELRSAIEEVQPEKVKFELRLGQSKPIYNAFKTIQESPDWQSLSNARKRIVEAQIKEAILNGVSLEDDKRDQFNKIEQELKRLSQKFEENVLDATKKFEKLITDKKEIEGLPATALGLAAQKAVSKGYENATAENGPWIITLDTPSFMSVMQHARNRSLREEVYRAYVARASSGDLDNTVIIEQILKLRLEKAKLLNYNNYAEVSMATKMATVEKAEELLEKLRTASWNAAVQDMDDIKTFSKNQGAVEADNLNHWDISFWSERLRESKFDINEEELRPFFSLPKVMHGLFNLANGLFGIDIEPADGLAPVWNNDVRFYCVKDSSGGPIAYFYFDPYARPSEKRGGAWMDEVVGRSSVLARDGASARLPVAHMVCNQTPPVGEKPSLMTFREVETVFHEFGHALQHMLTKEDEGLVSGIRGIEWDAVELPSQFMENWCYHRDTLMSIAKHYETGESLPEEVYLKLLAARTFRAGSLSLRQIRFASLDLELHTKYVPGGTESIYDVDQRVSERTQVIPPLAEDRFLCGFIHIFAGGYAAGYYSYKWAEVLSADAFSSFEDAGLEDSKAVKETGHKFRETILALGGGKAPLEVFAEFRGREPSPEALLRHNGLLPVPASA; encoded by the exons aTGTTGTTGGCAACACGAATCTCCGTCACCAGCTCAATTCACTCACTCCTAAAGCGCACTCCACGTTCCCTTTCGTCTCCCAAACAATCCCTGAATAAATCCAGTGCTTGTCAACTCTGGTCCTCTTCTTTCTCCTTCTGCACTCGTACCCTCCAAAAGTCCACCTCTGCCGCCCCTTCACTCTCTTACTCTTGCTCTTCTCTCTCTGCCCCATCAATGGCGGCCGCTGCTGCTGCCGACCCACCACCCATCGGAGTCAACCCTCTTTTACAGGACTTTGAATTCCCCCCGTTCGATGTCGTCGAGGCCAAGCACGTCTGCCCTGGGATCCGTGCCATCTTGAAGAAGCTt GAGGATGATTTGGTAGAATTGGAGCGCCGAGTGGAGCCTTCATGGCCGAAGTTGGTTGAGCCATTGGAGAAGATTGTAGACCGGTTGTCTCTGGTTTGGGGGATTGTTAATCATCTCAAGAGTGTAAAAGATTCTCCTGAGCTCCGTTCTGCCATTGAAGAAGTTCAG CCTGAGAAAGTTAAATTTGAGCTGAGATTGGGACAAAGTAAACCAATTTACAATGCGTTTAAAACTATTCAAGAATCTCCTGATTGGCAGTCACTGAGCAATGCTCGTAAACGTATTGTGGAGG CCCAAATAAAGGAAGCGATTCTTAATGGTGTTTCTCTAGAAGATGATAAAAGAGACCAATTTAACAAAATCGAacag GAATtgaaaagattatctcaaaaattTGAGGAGAATGTTTTGGATGCCAcaaagaagtttgaaaaattaattacagATAAGAAAGAAATCGAAGGATTGCCAGCAACTGCTCTTGGATTGGCTGCACAAAAAGCAGTGTCTAAG GGTTATGAAAATGCTACTGCTGAGAATGGGCCTTGGATAATAACATTGGATACTCCTAGCTTTATGTCTGTCATGCAACATGCTCGAAATCGGTCTTTGCGTGAAGAAGTATACCGTGCTTATGTAGCTCGTGCATCTAGCGGAGATTTGGATAATACGGTGATAATTGAACAGATTTTGAAGCTTAGGTTGGAAAAGGCTAAGCTTCTCAATTACAATAATTATGCTGAG GTAAGCATGGCAACTAAAATGGCTACCGTTGAAAAGGCAGAAGAGCTTCTGGAAAAACTTCGTACTGCTTCCTGGAATGCTGCGGTTCAAG ATATGGATGACATAAAAACCTTCTCCAAGAATCAGGGTGCAGTAGAAGCTGACAATTTGAACCATTGGGACATAAGCTTTTGGAGTGAGAGGCTTCGCGAGTCAAAGTTTGACATCAATGAG GAAGAACTACGTCCTTTTTTCTCCTTGCCAAAGGTTATGCATGGCCTTTTTAACCTTGCAAACGGATTGTTTGGAATTGATATTGAGCCAGCTGACGGTCTAGCTCCG GTTTGGAACAATGATGTTAGATTCTATTGTGTCAAAGACTCTTCAGGTGGTCCTATTGCATACTTCTATTTTGATCCGTATGCTCGACCATCTGAGAAAAGGGGAGGTGCATGGATGGATGAGGTTGTTGGCCGAAGTAGTGTGTTGGCACGTGATGGTGCCTCTGCGAGGTTGCCTGTTGCCCACATGGTGTGCAATCAAACACCTCCAGTGGGGGAAAAACCAAGCCTAATGACTTTCCGTGAG GTTGAGACTGTCTTCCATGAATTTGGTCATGCGCTCCAGCATATGCTGACCAAAGAAGATGAGGGTCTAGTTTCTGGTATCCGGGGGATAGAGTGGGATGCTGTTGAGTTACCTTCTCAGTTCATGGAAAACTGGTGTTACCACAG GGATACTTTGATGAGCATTGCAAAGCATTATGAAACTGGGGAGAGTCTTCCTGAAGAAGTATATTTAAAGCTCCTTGCGGCTAGGACTTTTCGTGCTGGCTCACTAAGTCTTCGTCAG ATAAGGTTTGCAAGCCTGGATTTGGAGCTGCATACAAAGTATGTTCCTGGTGGGACAGAATCCATATACGATGTTGATCAGAGGGTCTCTGAACGAACTCAAGTGATCCCTCCACTAGCAGAAGACAGGTTCCTTTGCGGTTTCATCCATATATTTGCAG gAGGATATGCAGCTGGATACTACAGTTACAAG TGGGCTGAGGTGCTGTCTGCAGATGCCTTCTCTTCATTTGAGGATGCTGGACTGGAGGACAGCAAG GCTGTGAAAGAAACAGGGCACAAATTCCGAGAGACTATCCTTGCGCTTGGAGGTGGCAAAGCACCGCTAGAG GTATTTGCAGAATTCCGTGGACGTGAGCCATCACCAGAGGCACTGCTCAGGCACAACGGACTATTGCCGGTCCCGGCCTCTGCATGA
- the LOC122318011 gene encoding ribosomal RNA small subunit methyltransferase, mitochondrial, with protein sequence MLRLPKSLSKFVTGQRSLPLRQLHARSSRRRSHPKNDDEDKILRRQENREAHLHLYKSRGQHILTNPRVLDSIVRKSHIKPTDTVLEIGPGTGNLTLRLLEAAKYVVAVEIDKRMVEVLHKRVAERGLQNRLSVICNDALKTEFPQFDLVVANIPYGISSPLVAKLVYGANPFRSATLLLQKEFARRLLANPGDSEFNRLAVNVKLVADVEFSMDVSKRDFVPCPKVDSSVVIIRPKAEIPDVNLDEWWAFTRTCFGKKNKTLGATFKQKRKLLDLLKLSTKTCSSSESAASDHNCDHSNKAARATDDEGDTDETEYSLSICLDTRMSMFREKVLGVLNSGSFEDKRPSKLSNEELLHLLALFNQAGVYFHDHSKPRDEDSVELAAVLSL encoded by the exons ATGCTTCGTCTCCCCAAGTCTCTTTCCAAGTTCGTCACCGGGCAACGTTCGCTTCCGCTTCGTCAACTTCATGCGAGGTCCAGTCGTCGTCGTAGCCATCCCAAGAACGACGATGAGGATAAGATTCTCAGAAGACAGGAGAATCGAGAGGCTCATTTACATCTGTACAAGAGCAGGGGCCAACACATCCTCACCAACCCAAGAGTCCTCGACTCCATTGTCCGAAAATCCCACATCAAGCCCACCGATACAGTCCTAGAGATCGGACCCGGTACCGGAAATCTCACCCTGAGGCTTCTAGAAGCTGCCAAATATGTCGTCGCTGTTGAAATTGATAAACGAATGGTGGAGGTTCTCCACAAACGCGTAGCCGAGCGGGGTCTTCAAAATCGTCTCAGT GTTATATGTAATGACGCATTGAAGACCGAGTTTCCTCAATTTGATCTTGTGGTAGCCAACATCCCGTATGGAATATCTTCTCCTCTCGTGGCTAAATTAGTCTACGGGGCGAACCCATTTAGGAGCGCCACTCTTCTCCTCCAGAAAGAGTTTGCACGGAGACTGTTGGCGAATCCTGGTGACTCAGAGTTCAACCGCTTGGCGGTAAATGTGAAGCTGGTTGCTGATGTGGAGTTCTCCATGGACGTGAGCAAAAGGGACTTTGTTCCATGTCCAAAGGTTGACTCATCCGTGGTTATTATACGTCCCAAAGCTGAAATTCCTGATGTGAATCTGGATGAGTGGTGGGCTTTCACGAGAACCTGTTTTGGCAAGAAAAACAAGACACTAGGTGCTACATTTAAGCAGAAGAGGAAGTTGTTGGATTTGTTGAAACTGTCCACAAAGACTTGCTCAAGTAGTGAAAGTGCTGCCAGCGACCACAATTGTGATCACAGCAACAAGGCTGCTCGTGCTACTGATGATGAAGGGGACACTGATGAAACAGAATATTCTTTATCTATTTGCTTGGATACGCGGATGAGTATGTTCAGAGAGAAGGTCCTTGGAGTTCTAAATTCAGGTAGTTTTGAAGATAAGAGGCCTTCAAAGCTGTCTAATGAGGAGTTACTGCATTTACTCGCATTATTTAATCAAGCTGGAGTTTATTTTCATGATCACTCAAAGCCTAGGGATGAAGACAGTGTAGAGCTTGCAGCAGTTCTCAGCTTATAG